One window of Quercus robur chromosome 5, dhQueRobu3.1, whole genome shotgun sequence genomic DNA carries:
- the LOC126728980 gene encoding uncharacterized protein LOC126728980: MSKRKTIDAFFKKKDVSNSEIRTPVAVETNVNTSMPDEHTSKCPKLQSEEIDRDPGTRKQICEFPINKQDEIRRAYLIEGPYQPENIVFPYNDDTHRRRFQPSWFVSHKDWLEYSPTTDALYCFPCYLFSKKPIGRPGSDVFISTGFNNWKKVKDGMNCPLIRHEGKEPNSPHKNAVKCCEDLQNYSQHIDKLIEKQTSKELENNRLRLKTSIECARWLAFQACAFRGHDESLDSKNRGNFIELIKLTSTFNDKVASVVLENAPGNAKYTSPTIQKEILHILANNVRNAIREEIGDAKFCILVDEARDESKREQMAIILRFVDKEGFIKERFFYVVHVRDTTALTLKNEICAVLSRYNLHIENIRGQGYDGASNMRGEWNGLQALFLKDCPYAYYVHCMAHRLQLALVTASREVKDVHQFFDHLVNIINIVVGSSKRSDELQHAQAEQVENMIASNEIETGRGANQIGTLQRAGDTRWGSHFQSICSLIKMFDATCKVINTISEEGANYKQRGDADGAYQVLTSFEFILILHLMKEIMGITNVLCQALQQQSQDLLNAMHLVSTTKSLIQKLRDDGWEPLLASVISFCEQHEIDIPDMNARYTKGRGRYRRQDDNLTMEHHFRIGIFTVAIDFQLQELKSRFCELTTELVILSSALNPKDAFRLFKIVDICNLVKKYYPQDFTEHEQELLESQLRHYELDVIKHPDFQNMSTISELCRGLKISGKSQIYFLIDRLIRLVLTLPVSTATTERAFSAMKLLKTRLRNRMEDEFLADNMIIYIEKEIAGNFTIEMIMDEFYSMKNRRQA, from the coding sequence atgagcaaacgaaaaacaattgatgcattctttaagaaaaaagatgttagcaattcagaaattaggacacctgtggctgtagaaacaaatgttaatACTTCGATGCCTGATGAACACACCTCCAAATGTCCAAAACTTCAATctgaagagatagatcgtgatccaggaacacgtaaacaaatatgtgaatttcctatcaacaaacaagatgaaattcGACGAGCTTATCTCATAGAAGGTCCATACCAACCTGAAAATATAGTCTTTCCATACAATGATGATACTCATCGTCGTCGATTTCAACCTTCATGGTTTGTTTCACATAAGGATTGGTTGGAATACTCACCTACAACGGATGCATTATATTGTTTTCCTTGCTACCTTTTTAGTAAGAAACCAATAGGTCGTCCCGGATCAGATGTGTTCATTTCAACAGGttttaataattggaaaaaggtGAAAGATGGAATGAATTGTCCTTTAATTCGTCATGAAGGGAAAGAACCAAACTCTCCACATAAAAATGCTGTGAAATGTTGCGAGGATTTACAGAATTATTCACAACATATTGACAAGCTAATTGAGAAACAAACGTCAAAAGAATTAGAGAATAATCGGTTGCGGCTCAAAACCTCAATAGAGTGTGCTCGATGGCTAGCATTCCAAGCTTGTGCTTTTAGAGGTCATGATGAAAGCCTTGATTCAAAAAATAGAggcaattttattgaattgataaaattgACATCAACTTTTAATGACAAAGTAGCTAGTGTTGTCTTGGAAAATGCTCCTGGAAATGCCAAATATACATCACCCACAATTCAAAAGGAGATTTTGCATATTCTTGCTAATAATGTGCGAAATGCTATTCGTGAAGAAATTGGAGATGCAAAATTCTGCATTCTTGTTGATGAAGCTCGGGATGAGTCGAAGAGAGAGCAAATGGCCATCATTTTGAGATTTGTTGATAAAGAAGGTTTTATTAAAGAGCGTTTTTTTTATGTTGTGCATGTTAGAGACACTACTGCATTGACTTTAAAGAATGAGATATGTGCTGTCCTTTCTCGTTATAACCTCCACATTGAAAATATTCGAGGTCAAGGATATGATGGGGCTAGTAACATGCGTGGTGAATGGAATGGATTACAAGctctttttcttaaagattGTCCATATGCTTATTATGTACATTGTATGGCTCATAGGTTGCAATTAGCTCTAGTTACAGCATCTAGAGAAGTAAAAGATGTTCATCAATTCTTTGATCATTTGGTCAATATTATCAATATTGTTGTTGGTTCTAGTAAGCGTAGTGATGAATTGCAACATGCTCAAGCAGAACAAGTTGAGAATATGATTGCTTCTAATGAAATTGAGACTGGAAGAGGTGCAAATCAGATTGGTACTTTGCAACGAGCTGGAGATACTAGGTGGGGATCtcattttcaatctatttgtAGTTTGATTAAAATGTTTGATGCTACTTGCAAAGTTATCAACACTATTTCTGAGGAAGGAGCTAATTATAAACAACGCGGTGATGCCGATGGAGCTTATCAGGTATTAacatcatttgaatttattttaatcttgcatTTGATGAAAGAGATAATGGGAATTACTAATGTTctttgtcaagctttgcaaCAACAATCTCAAGACCTTTTAAATGCCATGCATTTAGTTTCAACTACAAAATCACTTATTCAAAAGTTGAGAGATGATGGATGGGAGCCTTTACTTGCTAGTGTTATATCATTTTGTGAGCAACATGAAATTGATATTCCTGATATGAATGCTCGTTACACTAAAGGTCGAGGTAGATATCGTCGTCAAGATGACAATTTAACAATGGAACATCATTTTAGAATTGGCATATTTACAGTTGCAATAGACTTTCAATTGCAAGAATTGAAAAGTAGATTTTGTGAGCTAACAACGGAACTTGTCATTCTTAGTTCAGCTTTAAATCCCAAGGATGCTTTTAGATTATTCAAGATTGTTGATATATGCAATTTGGTTAAGAAATATTATCCTCAAGATTTCACTGAACATGAACAAGAACTTTTGGAGTCTCAATTGCGACATTATGAGCTTGATGTGATAAAACATCCAGATTTTCAGAATATGAGTACAATTTCCGAGCTATGTAGGGGATTAAAAATTTCAGGAAAgtctcaaatatattttttgattgatagaCTTATTCGTCTTGTGTTGACCCTTCCAGTTTCTACAGCAACTACAGAACGAGCTTTCTCAGCTATGAAGTTGTTAAAAACAAGACTTCGCAATAGAATGGAGGATGAGTTTTTGGCAGATAATATGATAATTTATATAGAGAAGGAAATTGCAGGGAATTTCACtatagagatgataatggatgaattttattccatgaaaaatcGTCGTCAGGCATGA